In a genomic window of Desulfonispora thiosulfatigenes DSM 11270:
- a CDS encoding cytochrome c biogenesis CcdA family protein gives MYTTDQITIWIAIGAGLSSFLSPCVFPLIPTYITYITGASVNDLSSDSSMGFKLNVFLNSILFVLGFSLVFILFGVSASALGKLMLQNQIILRKISGIIIIFFGLNISGLIKYNLLQREKRFKFIPKGAGPLNSFLLGIFFSAGWTPCIGPILGSILALAGSSGNYIYGTYLLAAYSFGLAIPFLLSAFFIGFLLTFMRKYSFVLNYINIVSGILMVVVGVMIYTGFINKLAAIIS, from the coding sequence TTGTATACTACAGATCAAATAACTATCTGGATAGCGATTGGGGCTGGATTGTCTTCTTTTTTGTCTCCTTGTGTTTTTCCTTTAATTCCAACCTACATAACTTATATTACAGGTGCATCTGTAAATGATTTATCTTCTGATAGTAGTATGGGTTTTAAATTAAACGTTTTTTTGAACTCGATTTTATTTGTATTGGGTTTTTCTTTGGTTTTTATATTATTTGGTGTATCAGCAAGTGCTTTAGGTAAACTTATGCTTCAAAACCAAATAATTTTACGGAAAATAAGCGGGATTATAATTATCTTTTTTGGCCTTAATATTTCAGGATTAATTAAATATAATTTACTACAAAGGGAAAAGAGATTTAAATTTATTCCAAAGGGTGCAGGTCCATTAAATTCATTTTTATTAGGAATTTTCTTTTCAGCTGGTTGGACACCTTGTATAGGACCAATTTTAGGATCTATTTTAGCATTAGCAGGAAGTAGCGGTAATTATATATATGGAACTTATTTATTAGCTGCTTATTCTTTTGGATTAGCAATACCGTTCTTATTATCTGCATTTTTCATTGGTTTTTTATTAACGTTTATGCGTAAATATTCTTTTGTATTAAATTACATAAATATAGTGAGTGGGATATTAATGGTAGTTGTTGGCGTAATGATTTATACAGGATTTATTAACAAGTTAGCTGCTATTATTTCTTAA